The Saccharolobus shibatae B12 genomic interval GTTGTGGTTCCCATTCGCTGGAAAAACCGAGGTAAGTCCTTATCTGCCTTTACCGATGATAGTATCAAACTTACCAAACTTCTGGTCTATCCTCAATTTCACTGTATATGAAAACGTAGGAGTGATCGATGATTTTTCATACGATATTTGGCTTTCTCAAAATCCAAACATTACTTATTTACAGTATGGGGACTTCGAGGTGATGATCTGGATGAATTGGCAAGAGAATATAACTAAGGGGGATCCTTACATGTTGAGCGTGGGGTCCATACAAATCCCCACATTAATTAACGGTACAGTGGAGAATTTAACGTGGTCAGTTTACGTTCTGCCGAGAACCGGATCAGCAAACGGTTGGACATCAATCTACTTCTTATCTCCCAAACAGTTAGAAGGTCAAATAGGAATACCAATAGCGTATGTTTTAAAGAATATGGGATCCTACCTAGAAAAGGCTAGAGTTTCGATATATAATCTCAATACATACTATTTAGATGCGATACAAGTTGGAATGGAGTTTAATGATACTAACGGTATCGCCAATCTAGGATATAATTTATATTCATGGTATATAGAGAATGCTTAATCTTCCTTTTTTGTCTCAGTAGTGGACTTTTTATAGAATATGCTAACAAAATATAAAAAGGGTGGTGTTAAGGTAATAGTTTTTCTTGACGAACCCTATTGGAAAGGATAAAGTTAGCGCTATTGATAGTATTAAGAGGGCCAACATTACTCTCTTGTTAGTTGGGTGCGGATTATCACTATACTCTCAATTGTATCACTTTAAGAAAAATTGTTTAGCTCCAGAGAAGTCATCAGTATAACAATACGCGTTATTCAAATACTACCTCTCTGTGCTTTATGAAAGTCCCCTTTCTCAAATCTTCAAACGCTTCAATTATTTGATCTTCAGTGTTCATGACTATTGGTCCATACCAGGCTACTGGCTCATTTAGAGGTCTTCCGGATAATACTATAAAGCTCGCATTTCCACTAATTTTAACCTCATCTCCTTCTCTAGTGAAGATCACTAGATTGCCCTTTCCTATTTCTGGCGAATTGGGAGCAAACTTAGCACTACCATCGACTACATAGGCTAATACAGTATATCCTTCTTTTACCTTTAACTTCATGTCTCCATTCAATTTTACGTGTATGTATGCGGGATCAACATCACTCTTCACCTTAACTGGTCCCTCAATTCCAGCGAACTCTCCCGCGAGGACTGATACTTCTCCGAAGTCGAACTTCTCCTTAGGAATACTTTTTACATCCCTATATACTGGCTGTGTCATCTTTTTGTAAGATGGTAGGTTTATCCATAACTGTAATCCTCTTACCAGGAATGGATCTTGATTATATTTGGGAATCTCTGTACCCTCTAATGGTTTTGGCATTTCTTGGTGAAATATTCCGCTTCCAGCAGTCATCCATTGGACTTGGCCAGGATATATTGTTCCCTTATTACCTAAACTATCTTGGTGTTCCACCTTTCCCTCAAATAATAGCGTTACAGTTTCAATTCCCCTATGCGGGTGCCAAGGAAATCCATTAATGTACTCCTCAACCTTATTTGAGCCGAAGAAGTCCAGTAATAGGAAAGGATCTGTTAAATCCACAGTATCTGGTCCGCCAAACACTCTGTAAAGTTTAACCCCAGCACCATCCATGGTATTTCTTCCTTTAATTATACCATCTATTCCCCTAATCATAAATTAATTTTTGAACTAACTAATAAAAACCTAATCCACCTTAGTTATGATTATTTTATTAAGAGAAAAATGATCAGATATCCTCTTCCAGCAAGGCATACCTAATGATTGGATCGGGAATTCTATACTCATCATTTCTTTTCTCTATAAATCCCATTTTTATCAATTTCTTAAGATCTCTAGAAACTGTAGTATTACTGACTTTTCTTCCAGTTTTGGTAATTACGTAATCCATGATGTTCTTCCATCTCGCATTTCCCAAAATAGCTATGGCCTTCATTATGTATGCGTAATATTGACTTTTAGTAACCAACTCCCTTAATTCCTCCCTTACTAGTCTTGACCCCAACTCTTTAACCTCACGTATTACATCACTTCTTCTCTTCTCTAAATAGAGTTTGCCAAAATAAACTAACCAACCCACAATACCATCTAACTCATTCACTGCTTCATTAACTAGACTATCCTCAACTTTTACGTTAAACTCTTCAAACCCTTTCTTGAGAAATTCTTTAGACTTTTCCTCATCAAAGGGTTTCAATTCAATGGAGCAATAGTATCTGCCGTAAAGTTCTGACTTTGCATCATCTACTCCTAGGAAATCCTCCAGTAACCCTACCTCACTACCAGTGAATATTAGTACTAATCCTTTCATGTAATCGTAAATGTGGGCTAATAGTGGCTTTAAACCAACAGTCGAGAATCTGAGATACTGGGCTTCGTCAAATACTATTGGTATTGGTTTATTGTTAAGCCCTATCTCGTTTAGCGCGGAAAACATATTGGCAAGGTCTTTTTCTATATTCTCTTCCTTTTTACTAATCCTTATAGGGTACTCTAGTGAAATGTCGAATCTTTTAAGTATATCTTTTAAATGATACATTTTGCTTATTTTTATTAAACTTGAATGTATTTCTTCGTAAAGTTTATCTGGAGTTATTCTCTTTGATACACTATCATAAATTTTCCTTACGTCAACAAATGTATAACCCCTATTCAAAGAATTTAGTCCTGCCAATACTAGGCTCGATTTCCCAATCCTTCTTAATCCCGTCACTATTATCATTCTTTCGGTATTCACGCACTGTAAAAACTTCCTTACCTCATCTTCCCTATTAAATAAATCTGTTAAAGATTCTTTAGGTTCAACGCTAAATAGCAAAGTTACACCCCTGTAACTAAGTTACATCCCTGCTACTTAAAGCTTTTTATGTGTAGAATTGCATATTACTTTTTAAAAGTAACTAATTTAAGTTTTTGTTAAATATAATGAAGAATTTATTAACCTCAAGACAAAAAGTATATTGGTGAGTAAAAAAGATGACTACTCTTAAGATATATAAAGAACTTGACTTGACTAGCTCTTCTTGTGCTGGACCTATTGGCGAATTGAGTAGTGTTGTTGATGAGCTTAGAGAGGGTGAAGCAGTAAAGGTTATTTTGGGTGATGATGCTACGAAGAAGGACATAACACTATGGAGTAAGAAGAGGGGTCTGAAGATAGTTCAAGAATCACAAGAAGGTAACAAGCACGTATTATTAATAGCTAAGTGAAATTACTTTTCTTTTTCCTTCAATCTTATTCTTAAGGAGTACGTTAGGAGAAGTTAACAGATCAGCGTATTTTAAAGCAATTTTGATGCTTCTTGTGTCTGGTGTATATGAAGGTTTATCCATTAGAGGGTTGATCCAGATGATAGATTTACATCTATGTTTTACATTTCTTAACTCTCTTTCTAGTAAATCTAATTCACCTAAATCCCAACCATCACTAAATATTACAACACTGCGTTTTCTAAATAGCAATTCGCCATGATTTTTCCTTAAAGTATATAAAGCTTCTCCTATTCGCGTTCCACTTCCGTAAGGTACCATTGAGACTAGTTTTTTCATATCTATTTCATTTATACTACCTACTTGAAAGAAGTTTGTAACTCTCTTTACGTCAGTACTAAAATAGAATATTTCAGACTTGTTAGTAACTCTCCTAATAAAGAAAGATAGAAGTAATATTTCCTTAATATAATCTTTCATTGAAGCTGATATATCGCATAATAAAATTATATATGACTTATTTATTTTTCTTCTATGTTTTACAAGATATGGCGATTCTAAGGAATATTTTATCTCGTCCTTTATAGTCATTTTCATGTCAAGTTCTCCACTCTCCTTTACCTTGAACCTATGTCCTTCATAATTCAGTGTAATCTCCTTAAGCCTCTTTGCTATTTCACTCCATATTATCATATCTCTATTTTCTATTTGGAATATGGTTGTCTTAATTTTCGATTCAGCTGGACTATAGATATAAAGCTCATTTGCTAAATACGGTCTATCAGTTACTCTTCCCAGAACAGAATACTTATTTTCAATTTCTTGTCTTCTTTCTTGTTTATCTTCATTTACTGCAAAATCCTTTATCATTGTCGCTCTTAATACTGCTTTCACGGTTTCAAAATCTCTATCTTTT includes:
- a CDS encoding sulfurtransferase TusA family protein, with amino-acid sequence MTTLKIYKELDLTSSSCAGPIGELSSVVDELREGEAVKVILGDDATKKDITLWSKKRGLKIVQESQEGNKHVLLIAK
- a CDS encoding VWA domain-containing protein, with amino-acid sequence MEEEKTIVKIANILRGLGRNVGVDETIDAISALKLVKDRDFETVKAVLRATMIKDFAVNEDKQERRQEIENKYSVLGRVTDRPYLANELYIYSPAESKIKTTIFQIENRDMIIWSEIAKRLKEITLNYEGHRFKVKESGELDMKMTIKDEIKYSLESPYLVKHRRKINKSYIILLCDISASMKDYIKEILLLSFFIRRVTNKSEIFYFSTDVKRVTNFFQVGSINEIDMKKLVSMVPYGSGTRIGEALYTLRKNHGELLFRKRSVVIFSDGWDLGELDLLERELRNVKHRCKSIIWINPLMDKPSYTPDTRSIKIALKYADLLTSPNVLLKNKIEGKRKVISLSY
- a CDS encoding AAA family ATPase, producing the protein MLFSVEPKESLTDLFNREDEVRKFLQCVNTERMIIVTGLRRIGKSSLVLAGLNSLNRGYTFVDVRKIYDSVSKRITPDKLYEEIHSSLIKISKMYHLKDILKRFDISLEYPIRISKKEENIEKDLANMFSALNEIGLNNKPIPIVFDEAQYLRFSTVGLKPLLAHIYDYMKGLVLIFTGSEVGLLEDFLGVDDAKSELYGRYYCSIELKPFDEEKSKEFLKKGFEEFNVKVEDSLVNEAVNELDGIVGWLVYFGKLYLEKRRSDVIREVKELGSRLVREELRELVTKSQYYAYIMKAIAILGNARWKNIMDYVITKTGRKVSNTTVSRDLKKLIKMGFIEKRNDEYRIPDPIIRYALLEEDI
- a CDS encoding GH12 family glycosyl hydrolase domain-containing protein — translated: MDKRVIVVSITIIILIIIASSFTYFERISQISTSLPQSVTSSTSYSSSSYTSQTSSLTSTSPQTSVLSTSTYTQSPSIILFPTSASGFSLVGSYLSQSRYGMALLYNSVTTLYASPFLWNIEAAQGQAIMNFNPYLNVHVDMSNIKKITPSISVNGYPGLMYGQELWFPFAGKTEVSPYLPLPMIVSNLPNFWSILNFTVYENVGVIDDFSYDIWLSQNPNITYLQYGDFEVMIWMNWQENITKGDPYMLSVGSIQIPTLINGTVENLTWSVYVLPRTGSANGWTSIYFLSPKQLEGQIGIPIAYVLKNMGSYLEKARVSIYNLNTYYLDAIQVGMEFNDTNGIANLGYNLYSWYIENA
- a CDS encoding pirin family protein, which translates into the protein MIRGIDGIIKGRNTMDGAGVKLYRVFGGPDTVDLTDPFLLLDFFGSNKVEEYINGFPWHPHRGIETVTLLFEGKVEHQDSLGNKGTIYPGQVQWMTAGSGIFHQEMPKPLEGTEIPKYNQDPFLVRGLQLWINLPSYKKMTQPVYRDVKSIPKEKFDFGEVSVLAGEFAGIEGPVKVKSDVDPAYIHVKLNGDMKLKVKEGYTVLAYVVDGSAKFAPNSPEIGKGNLVIFTREGDEVKISGNASFIVLSGRPLNEPVAWYGPIVMNTEDQIIEAFEDLRKGTFIKHREVVFE